A stretch of DNA from Salvelinus sp. IW2-2015 linkage group LG20, ASM291031v2, whole genome shotgun sequence:
atcgaaacaggcgCAGGGGGAAAGAATACATggaatctatgcacttaaatagagaATGGAGGACCCTTTTTTccctgtggtttattttcatgccagccaggtaggctatactcctgRTGTAAATATAAACATTAATATTAgagaagttgagaaataaatatagtaggcctaYCCTATAGAAATTTGATGCTCCTCTTTTTAAGAGGCCARcactgttttctcacgcaattgcatagcctattaaaatgttgcgcaacatgagctcatgggctctcatgaagtgtttgattagattttcaaatacatttgcattgatatcaSAGTGATTAAAGGYACAATAGAGTGCTGAGGACGAGGCAGTTagaaagtttggtaggctacMAATGACCattagcagcatcagagcttggagaagcctaattaccatgactaaacagtcacgtggaatttgcCTGCCTTCAttactcgtgaccgccggtgtggtggtaatacggtcaccgcaacagccctagtgacAAGTGACAAGATCAGGGCTCATTGACTGGCTGAGGAGGTCAAAGATCAAGTGCACGCTGCTGTTCTGTCATTTCTTCCCAAAATACAGTAYAACGGTATTTCAACTGCACATTTAATCTACACTGGCATGGAGAAAAATAATATTTCGCAAGACATTTTAATAAAACGTTTTAAAATTACTAACCAGGCTTCAGAGTCTGAGTGTATCCCAGGCCCACAAGGCTAGAGTTGTTCACTCTGGCCTGTTGGAGAAATGTATAGATTAGAAACATGATTatgatagaaagaaaaaaaaggggaaaaaaataggACTCAAATGTCCTCAACAATACTTCCACAGATCATTTWAAACTTATTAGCCTAGTAACTCCCTCTACCTGTCCCCTGAATGTGACCCCAGGCGGAGGTCATGTCTCAGCCAGTAAGAGGACTAGCTAGAGTGGCCCCTTACCGAGAAAGATGCATCAGCATCAATCTGGTACTTGGCTGCAATGCCAAAGTGGGTGTTGCTGTTGCCAGCGGTCCAYGCCAGGTTGACTGCTGTCTCCAGCTGGTCGTTCACCTTCTGGTAGATGGAGCCCCCGAATTCGGTGCCATCATTTCTGTCGTCGGGAAAAAAAACGGTTGGTCATTATTACTATGAGAAGGTGGAACTAACATGTACGCAAGTATATTGCAACATCACTATCCATTCCAGTATTCATGttcaacaaaaaaactaaaacgaGAACTGTTACAACTACCTAATATCACATGAACTGCAATCAGAAGATCAATATTCACAGTCTAAACTAGRAaactgagggtacaaaacattaggaacaccWttctaatattgagttacaacccccttttgccctcagaaaaggtctcaattcgtcgggacacggactctacaaggtgtcgaaagcgttccacagggatgctggcccatgttgacatcgattcctcccacagttgtgtcgagtcggttggatgtcctttgggtggtgaaccattcttgatacacacgggaaactgttgagcgtgaaaaacccagcagcgttgcagttcttgacacactcaaaccgatgcgcctggcacctactaccataccctgttcaaaggcacttaaatcttttgtctttcccattcaccctctgaacagcacacatgcacaatccataaGTGTTTGTTTCTGCTTATCGGTCATAGTARGGATATAGTTAGCAWGCCAAAAGTTCCCAgatgtcgtactacattcgccaaaatacaaagtatacaagCAATGGACACTTTTTCCGTGCTTTTCGggtccataatgcaattcttcagaaaataggCATTGCTTCACAARGTTTTCAGATGaggaaaatggcggaaaatatgcagccgaagtctgACGAAAGCGGATACAAATTTGTTGCTTTAAccaattatgacaaatgttaagaaaatgttgagcaatgtaataaagtaattacttttcaaataagttacgttacacgttatgttggctgacaattcgctagctacgctatccttacgaaccgcatacCCGGTATACTGGTGTAATGATACTggtgtaatgatatgctatgttagCTACCTACTGTAACGtcagttggctactaatacatcggaCTTGCCAGTAGATTTACTttatgctatctaactacccaacatttattaacttgattattcacgtcatttaTAGCTTAGCTAAGTGTTAAAGTGGttcgggtgtgtttgtaaattcgtTCTGGCTACCTACTCCGATTTRAGAGCACTCTGGTCTGACTGTGCCAGAGRgcagaataactgatgcaattacaaacgctcaacacccgttgaatgtggccagtgtcagtaaatgtcggcaaaaaaGTGTKATTAAATAGMTSCCAGCAGCACCATTACAGttaccaacactctggataactgcctaaccagctctgctagggtgagtaaaatggtcagagtgaggtgttctctcYtttgtgtctggaagtagctagccagttagcttgggtgcttgactgcggaTTAATCCTAGatcctactcctcggccagagatTCCAGTATGCGCTCCAGAACGCCCAYAGCACACTCtgacactccagattgaatttacgaacacacctgaagtctagctagtaatttgttaWgctaacaagctagcaagaggttgcatagcaacagSATCAACRTCCAGTAGACAGAGtaagctcaactgaaaggataccattcgtttacagtatactaaaattaactaatagtatatagtaagTAGTATACACTCattatgtagtatacagtatgttcgtATGGGTATGCGAACACAGCtcaagtctcaattgtctcaaggcttaaaaatcattctttaacctgtctcctcctcttcaactacactgattgaagtggatttaacaggtgacatcaataagggatcatagctttcacctagattcacctggtcagtctgtcatggaaagagcagttgttcctaatgttttgtacactcagtgtatatcaaggATCAGCTGTCAAAGGATTAAATAGCCATGTCTCAGAGCTAATTGACCTTGTCAAAAAAGTGATCATGAATGGAAGGCCAGGTCGCGGCAGGAGGTTAGCTTACTATCCTATACCATCCTACCAACAAAGCCCTTTGACAAATCCCATCACTGTGGGATACATAAAATAACTGKCAGTCTGCTTCTGAGGGGACCAGAGAGACAGCAAGTACTTGGGGCTGCTAGTGTCCAGACAACGTCAGCTCTCATAGTTCAGAGCTGGAAACAAAATGTTAGTGACTAGTCGTTCAAAAAGCTCAGTTGGttggagcatggtgcttgcaacagaGTTGGGGGTGTGCCATATATACAAAATACTTAAATCACTGGAAATCATTTTGGATAAGGGTCTTAAAGACCATAAATATGTTCCCTAAGCCCCATCGCTGGCTTACTGTCAGTGTTGTTAAGCCCCATCGCTGGCTTACTGTCAGTGTTGTTGAGCCCCATCGCTGGCTTACTGTCAGTGTTGTTGAGCCCCATCGCTGGCTTACTGTCAGTGTTGTTGAGCCCCATCGCTGGCTTCTGTCAGTGTTGTTGAGCCCCATCGCTGGCTTACTGTCAGTGTTGTTGAGCCCCATCGCTGGCTTACTTCAGTGTTGTTGAGCCCCATCGCTGGCTTACTGTCAGTGTTGTTGAGCCCCATCGCTGGCTTACTGTCAGTGTTGTTGAGCCCCATCGCTGGCTTACTGTCAGTGTTGTTGAGCCCCATCGCTGGCTTACTGTCAGTGTTGTTAGCCCCATCGCTGGCTTACTGTCAGTGTTGTTGAGCCCCATCGCTGGCTTACTGTCAGTGTTGTTGAGCCCCATCGCTGGCTTACTGTCAGTGTTGTTGAGCCCCATCGCTGGCTTACTGTCAGTGTTGTTGAGCCCATCGCTGGCTTACTGTCAGTGTTGTTGAGCCCATCGCTGGCTTACTGTCAGTGTTGTTGAGCCCCATCGCTGGCTTACTGTCAGTGTTGTTGAGCCCCATCGCTGGCTTACTGTCAGTGTGTTAAGCCCATGCCTGGCTTACTGTCAGTGTTGTTGAGCCCCATCGCTGGCTTACTGTCAGTGTTGTTAAGCCCCATCGCTGGCTTACTGTCAGTGTTGTTGAGCCCCATCGCTGGCTTACTGTCAGTGTTGTTGACCCCATCGCTGGCTTACTGTCAGTGTTGTTGAGCCCCATCGCTGGCTTACTGTCAGTGTTGTTGAGCCCCATCGCTGGCTTACTGTCAGTGTTGTTGAGCCCCATCGCTGGCTTACTGTCAGTGTTGTTAAGCCCCATCCTGGCTTACTGTCAGTGTTTGTTGAGCCCCATCGCTGGCTTACTGTCAGTGTTGTTGAGCCCCATCGCTGGCTTACTGTCAGTGTTGTTAAGCTCCATCGCTGGCTTACTGTCAGTGTTGTTGAGCCCCCTTCTTACCTCCATTGTTTGCTGAAGCGCGGAGGCCTACCTGAACCATATTTATGTATcgggtaggcggtcattgtaaataagaatttgttgttatctgacttgcctagttaaataaatatatctaCTTACACATTTGTGTGGAGCTGGAACTCGTCGGTCTTGTAGCCCACGGCAAAGTTGCTCTGGGTGACCCTGTTCTTCCCGGCCTCGAAGGTCATCTGGTAGCCGGCCAGCCAGCCCTCGTAGCCCACCACCGCCATGCCGTGCACAGCCGTCCCGTTAATGTCATAGTCCACATCACACCCCAGGTTGATGTGCTCCCTCTTGTAGCCAGTCTTGATCTTACCACTCTTCTTGCTGGAGGTGGGGATATGAGAGGAATGGAAGGAAGGAAAAACTTGTGAGTATGAGGTAATATAGAAATCACAGTGACAGAATGGCAAATACATCCAACAATCTACATTGAGCTGAgcaggacaaaaaaaaaatagcaaCATGTATTGTGTGACGACATCATTGATTGCAATGAATTAACATTGTGAAACAGTTAAARGCTATCTTCACTGAATTAATTGGATAGCCACTTCTTACCCAGTGTTTGGCGAGAAGGAGGAATCAAACGTCAGTTTAAGCCCTTTGGCCAACTGaagggagaaggtgagagaaagatggagaggttaAGAAAGCATGAAGAAAGCATGAATGATTCATAAGTAAATTAATATCCGAGGCAGACGGAAAGAACTATTAAGAAAGCATTGTTGCGTAATTAAAAGGTATATGGCGATGAGCATTTCACCCCTTAATA
This window harbors:
- the LOC111981335 gene encoding non-selective voltage-gated ion channel VDAC1; its protein translation is MAVPPTYVDLGKSAKDVFTKGYGFGLIKLDLKTKSENGLEFTSTGSANTETSKVAGTLETKYKWAEHGLTFTEKWNTDNTLGTEITLEDQLAKGLKLTFDSSFSPNTGKKSGKIKTGYKREHINLGCDVDYDINGTAVHGMAVVGYEGWLAGYQMTFEAGKNRVTQSNFAVGYKTDEFQLHTNVNDGTEFGGSIYQKVNDQLETAVNLAWTAGNSNTHFGIAAKYQIDADASFSARVNNSSLVGLGYTQTLKPGIKLTLSALLDGKNINTGGHKLGLGLEFEA